Proteins encoded within one genomic window of Couchioplanes caeruleus:
- a CDS encoding sugar ABC transporter ATP-binding protein codes for MGAVLEVRDVTKSFGAVAAVQGVSFPLYAGEAHALVGENGAGKSTIVKMLAGVHRPDTGTLVVDGERTEFAGPADAKAAGIAVIYQEPTLFPDLSVAENIAMGNQPLTRLRQIDRRAMHVNAARLFARLGVQVDPARPARGLSIADQQLVEIAKALSAEARVLVMDEPTAALSGVEVDRLFAVTRALRDEGAAIVFISHRFEEITALCQRVTIMRDGRHVCTEPVGELTVDDMIRRMVGRDLSTLYPKQEATIGETVLEVEGLSREGVFRDVGFTVRAGEIVALAGLVGAGRSEVMQAVFGVDRYDRGTVRFLGRGLKPGSPRASMAAGMGLVPEDRRQQGLIIELSIARNVTLPRSRALARLGLLFGGAERREAAHWTRQLQTRFGRLSDPVGTLSGGNQQKIVLAKWLATGPKLLIVDEPTRGIDVGTKAEVHRLLSALAARGLAVVMVSSELPEVLGMADRIIVLREGHVTARLTRAEATQEAVMYAATGQPT; via the coding sequence GCTCGCCGGGGTGCACCGCCCCGACACCGGCACGCTCGTGGTCGACGGCGAGCGCACCGAGTTCGCCGGACCGGCCGACGCCAAGGCCGCCGGCATCGCCGTCATCTACCAGGAGCCCACGCTCTTTCCGGACCTGTCGGTCGCGGAAAACATCGCTATGGGCAACCAGCCGCTGACCCGGCTCCGGCAGATCGATCGCCGGGCCATGCACGTCAACGCCGCCCGGCTCTTCGCCCGCCTCGGCGTCCAGGTGGACCCCGCCCGCCCGGCGCGCGGCCTCTCCATCGCCGACCAGCAACTCGTCGAGATCGCCAAGGCGTTGTCCGCCGAGGCGCGGGTCCTCGTCATGGACGAGCCCACGGCCGCGCTCAGCGGCGTCGAGGTGGACCGGCTCTTCGCGGTCACCCGGGCCCTGCGGGACGAGGGCGCGGCCATCGTGTTCATCTCGCACCGGTTCGAGGAGATCACCGCCCTCTGCCAGCGGGTGACCATCATGCGCGACGGCCGGCACGTCTGCACCGAGCCGGTCGGCGAGCTCACCGTCGACGACATGATCCGGCGCATGGTCGGACGCGACCTGAGCACGCTCTACCCCAAGCAGGAAGCCACCATCGGCGAGACCGTGCTGGAGGTCGAGGGGCTAAGCCGGGAAGGGGTCTTCCGCGACGTCGGCTTCACCGTCCGGGCCGGGGAGATCGTCGCGCTCGCCGGCCTCGTCGGCGCCGGCCGCTCCGAGGTGATGCAGGCGGTCTTCGGCGTGGACCGCTACGACCGGGGAACCGTCCGCTTCCTGGGCCGCGGGCTCAAGCCGGGGTCCCCGCGCGCCTCGATGGCGGCCGGGATGGGGCTGGTTCCGGAGGATCGGCGCCAGCAGGGCCTGATCATCGAGCTGTCGATCGCCCGCAACGTGACGCTGCCCCGCTCCCGGGCCCTAGCGAGGCTGGGACTCCTCTTCGGCGGCGCGGAGCGGCGCGAGGCGGCGCACTGGACGCGGCAGTTGCAGACCAGGTTCGGCCGGCTCTCCGACCCGGTCGGCACCCTCTCCGGCGGCAACCAGCAGAAGATCGTGCTCGCCAAGTGGCTGGCGACCGGACCGAAGCTGCTCATCGTGGACGAACCCACCCGCGGCATCGACGTCGGCACCAAGGCCGAGGTCCACCGGCTGCTGTCCGCGCTGGCGGCCCGGGGCCTCGCCGTCGTCATGGTCTCCTCCGAGCTTCCCGAGGTGCTCGGCATGGCGGACCGCATCATCGTGCTGCGCGAGGGCCACGTCACCGCGCGGCTCACCCGCGCAGAGGCCACCCAGGAGGCCGTCATGTACGCCGCAACGGGCCAGCCGACATGA